A single Pelagicoccus enzymogenes DNA region contains:
- a CDS encoding DUF6508 domain-containing protein codes for MMMGFFSSSPEKEIKKMIDALEPVAELSDDAIATWKGGIPIYDKSISKVFERKLSDFWIDQNYLENKKIIGEKKIEEFELDELKTAITAFWRMERFSYGAWASSIQEGFITKFRNRLIELKN; via the coding sequence ATGATGATGGGCTTCTTCTCTTCCAGTCCTGAAAAGGAAATCAAGAAAATGATCGATGCACTTGAGCCAGTAGCGGAACTGAGCGATGACGCGATCGCAACATGGAAGGGTGGAATTCCTATTTACGATAAGAGCATATCCAAGGTTTTCGAAAGAAAACTGAGCGACTTCTGGATCGACCAAAATTACCTCGAAAATAAGAAAATCATAGGAGAAAAGAAGATTGAAGAATTCGAACTCGATGAGCTGAAAACAGCGATCACAGCATTTTGGAGGATGGAACGATTCTCCTACGGAGCATGGGCTTCTTCGATACAAGAAGGGTTCATTACGAAATTCAGAAATCGTCTGATAGAACTAAAAAACTAG
- a CDS encoding IS110 family transposase produces MKEKPLDFAIGIDRSDATLDVCLASLRAGSSPRFDKLANSPDELGAWLARLRSEHPEARVAVAFEMPAPDLVAFLCPRGWLEVYALNPSVPARFRKAFNGSGAKSDLLDCEVLAQLLASHRDKLRAHRLDSAAMRRIDSLSKARRGEVDRQVEQCNRLKSLLKSSFPQALALLGRDLHAPMAIGFLRRWPSLQAAREADPEEMAAFYRSSHCSRRDVIEERLRVVAESVVLTDDPAIMDVMELRISSCLDHIEACSRAIARYDQELARRYAESEDKPIFDSLPGAGPALGPRLLSAMGEDRSRYSSREALQRYSGVAPVTQSSGKKRIVHRRYSRPRFLMQTFVEFAGESIKWSSWASAFWRMKKAAGMTYNCAMRELAYKWQRIIYRMWKTRTAYDEGLYIERLKAKGSPICAYLQDSMKN; encoded by the coding sequence ATGAAGGAAAAGCCCCTGGACTTCGCGATCGGGATCGACCGTTCCGACGCAACCCTGGACGTTTGCCTCGCCTCCCTGCGGGCGGGCTCCAGTCCGCGTTTCGACAAGCTGGCCAACAGCCCCGACGAACTGGGCGCGTGGCTGGCGAGGCTTCGCTCCGAGCATCCCGAGGCCCGCGTCGCGGTGGCCTTCGAGATGCCCGCTCCCGACCTGGTAGCCTTCCTGTGCCCGCGCGGCTGGCTGGAGGTCTACGCCCTCAACCCCAGCGTGCCGGCCCGCTTCCGCAAGGCCTTCAACGGCTCCGGGGCCAAGAGCGACCTGCTGGACTGCGAGGTCCTCGCCCAGCTGCTGGCCTCGCACCGCGACAAGCTCCGGGCCCACCGGCTGGACAGCGCGGCCATGCGCAGGATCGACTCGCTCTCCAAGGCCCGCCGCGGGGAGGTCGACCGGCAGGTCGAGCAGTGCAACCGCCTCAAGTCGCTGCTAAAAAGCAGCTTCCCGCAGGCCCTGGCGCTGCTGGGCAGGGACTTGCACGCCCCCATGGCGATAGGCTTCCTTCGCCGCTGGCCCTCGCTGCAGGCGGCCCGCGAGGCGGACCCCGAGGAGATGGCGGCCTTCTACCGCAGCTCCCACTGCTCGCGCAGGGACGTGATCGAGGAGCGCCTGCGGGTGGTGGCCGAGTCCGTCGTCCTGACCGACGACCCCGCGATCATGGACGTCATGGAGCTTCGAATCTCCAGCTGCCTGGACCACATCGAGGCCTGCTCGAGGGCCATCGCGAGATACGACCAGGAGCTGGCCCGGCGCTACGCCGAGTCGGAGGACAAGCCGATCTTCGACAGCCTTCCCGGAGCCGGTCCGGCTCTAGGGCCGCGGCTGCTCTCGGCCATGGGCGAGGACCGCTCCCGCTACTCCAGCCGCGAGGCCCTGCAGCGCTACAGCGGGGTCGCCCCCGTTACCCAGAGCAGCGGCAAGAAGCGCATCGTGCACCGCCGCTACTCCCGGCCGAGGTTCCTGATGCAGACCTTCGTGGAGTTCGCCGGCGAGTCGATAAAGTGGAGCTCCTGGGCGTCCGCGTTCTGGAGGATGAAGAAGGCCGCGGGAATGACCTACAACTGCGCCATGCGGGAGCTGGCCTACAAGTGGCAGAGGATAATATACCGGATGTGGAAGACTCGAACCGCCTACGACGAAGGGCTCTATATAGAACGACTAAAAGCGAAAGGAAGCCCGATATGCGCGTACCTGCAAGATTCCATGAAAAACTGA